The segment CCTGCGCGAGTGCCTTACGGAAAACGCGGTAGCCTGTCAGAAACTCGCCGCGTATATAGATGAAGACTTGTTTCGCATTTACGGCGTACGCCGAGATCACAAGGCCTTCGATGAGATTGAAAGGGGAGTTCTCAAGCAGCATCCGGTCTTTGAACGTCCCGGCCTCGGCCTCGTCGCTGTTGCAGACGAGATATCGCGGACGGCCGTCCTTTGGAAGGAAGCTCCACTTCTTGCCTGTGGGAAAACCCGCGCCGCCGCGGCCGCGCAAATTCGACGCCATCACTTCGGCGATGACGCCGTCCGGCGTCATCTCTCGCAACGCCTTCGTGAGCGCGGCGAAGCCGCCGGCCGAACGGTAGACGGCGAGATCGGTGAGGTCGAGCGTGCCGAACCCCTTGGTCAGCACGGGTTCAATCGGCATCGCTCACTCCGCCGGCAAGGCCGCGCCTGAGCTCTCTCGCCGCCACGTCTCGAGCAGCGAATCGAATTTCTCAGGCGTCACGTTGTAGACGAACTCGAGATTGTGCTGCAGCACCGGAGCCCTGTCGCATGCCGCGAGGCATTCGACTTCTTCGTAGGTGATCGCGCCGTCGGCGGTGGTCTCGAGGTTCTCGACGCCGAGGCGGGAGCGGATGTGCTCGCGCAGTTCGTCCGCGCCTCCGAGCATGCACCCAAGCGTCCTGCAGACTTGGATCACATGCCTTCCGACGGGGTGGCGGAAGAGCAGCGAGTAAAACGACGCGGTGGATTCCACCTCGGCGGGCGTGATGCCGACGAGCTCTGCGGCGTCGGCGAT is part of the Candidatus Eremiobacteraceae bacterium genome and harbors:
- a CDS encoding NAD(P)H-dependent oxidoreductase subunit E translates to MTPERAQRGAELVARYPQARSALVPFLQHCQAEDGYVTDQAIADAAELVGITPAEVESTASFYSLLFRHPVGRHVIQVCRTLGCMLGGADELREHIRSRLGVENLETTADGAITYEEVECLAACDRAPVLQHNLEFVYNVTPEKFDSLLETWRRESSGAALPAE